The following DNA comes from Edaphobacter lichenicola.
CGCGATCTACACGTCTGAGCTGCAAATCAACCCAAGTACCCTCACACAAGAGACTATTGCTCATCCGGTTCACCTAAAAGTTTTACAACGCAGCCTTTCGCCGAACGCCTTATTGATCGAATACGTTCTGGCAGAACCAAACTCTCAGGCGTTTGCGATCACTCATGATTCCGTCACACCGTATCGCCTGCCTTCAAAGAGCGTGATCGAGGAAGATGCAAATCAATACAGGAAAGAGATTCGAGGGGAGAAGGAAGATCGAGCGCTAGCTCAGCGTCTTTTCGCTGAGCTGCTGGGGCCAATGAAAGAATACGCCCAGAAGACCGACCTCGTGATTGTTCCAGATGGTTCACTCCATCTCTTGCCCTTCTCAGCACTCGCAGACAAGGCCGGCTACGTCTTGAAGACGCACACCGTTGACGTGGCGCCATCGGCCACAGTATTTGACCTCATTGCACAGAGGGCTCAGGGCAGGGAAGTGGTCTCCATGCCCTACATCGGTGTTGCTGCTTGGACCCAGCCAGCAGACACGCGGAATCCGATCGTTCGGGCTATCACCGGTCCTCAACGAAGCCAGCTCGTTCCTCTTCCAGATAGCAAGCAGGAAGTGGAGACTATCGCAGAGGACTTGCCACATCCCAGCACAATCTTGCTTGGTGCGGACGCCACCGAGTCTCGCTTCAAAAAGCTTTCCTCAGAAAGCACCGATGTGATTCACCTGGCGCTACACGGATATGCCGACATCGACTACCCGGACCGCTCCGCATTGATCTTTGCGCCCGATCAAGGCAGTGGTGAAGACGGCTTGTTGCAGGTTCGAGAGATTCGCGGTCTCCATCTTAAAGCGAGGATGGTTACACTCTCTGCCTGCAATACGGGAGTCGGCCCAGTGGGACAAGCCGGAGTTGCTAACCTGGTCAATGCTTTCATTGAAGCAGGAGCTGATACGGTTGTTTCGACACTGTGGGAGTTGGAAGATCACACAACAGAGCACCTGATGGCGCAGTTTTATTCCAAACTAGCCGTCCACAATCGCAAGGTTGAAGCTCTTCGCACAGCACAATTGGAGCTGTTAGATAGAGGTTTACCTCCTTACTATTGGGCAAGCTTTCAGATTGTCGGCGATCCAAACGGCACGTTCTGAGTTGATTTAACCCGCGATACTGAGCGCCTTCAGAAGCTGGGCATCCACTCCACTTCTGCGTTCCTGCCAATCGAAATCGGCGATCACATCGGGTTCAATCGGACTGCCCTCAAGCGCAGTACCGTTCCAGGTGAAGTACGCGCCTGTTGGCAGCGCAAGACGAAAGCCATGTCCAACTTTCACGGAGGTCGCTGAGAGAAGCCGACCGGCCGTCTTCTCCCCAACAATCGTAGCGAGATGGTTTTCTTTCGCGAAGATTGTGACCATTTCGGCGGCGCTCGCCGTGTGGCGATCCACCAGAAGCACAATATTACCGTCATAGGGCTTAGTTCCCAGACCTTCCGTTTCGAGCACAATCGGTGACTTGGTGACTAGCGCCGGGAGGAACTGAAGACCGAGTAACCATAGAGCGCCTTTGGAAGCTGGGATTTTGCCAAGACGTGGAAACCGTGTTTTCTCCGCAGCCAGGTCACGTTTGGCCCATCGCTTACCTGGAGAGAAGCCGACTGGCGCCCGATTTGGCGTCATGAGGCTCATAAGCCGCAGTGCACCTGCGCCTCCACCTGTATTCCCGCGAAGATCGATTATGAGACGGCTAATGTTGCCCAGCGCGTCGATAGCACTGCTCATCGAATTCGCGACCTCGACCCCTATCATCCCCGGAAACATTGCGACCTTGAGGTAGCCGATACCTTCGCTCAGCAACTTGGACTGCACGAGGGTAGGCTCAACGAACTGTAGCTTCTTGCCTTTGGGCTGAGCCACATCGACAGAAGCCGTCCGCTCCTGGCCATCGTTCGCAACGAAGTCGATCGTCGAACTGGCACCCATCGGGAAGACCGGATGTTCTGGCGGCACGATCTCCTTACCATCGACGCGAAGGAGAATGTTTCCTGGCTGAATGCCGGCGAGAGCTGCGGAACCACCGTCATGTACGTCTTGGAAAATCCAACGCGATCCGTTCGCGGTTTCATCTGCAAGATAGGTAGCGCTCAGAGCAGCACGGCTTGACGCTCTCTTCGCGGTTCCATGAAAGAACCCGAGATGTGAGGTTTTAAGAGTCTGTAGAAGACCGGTTACTGCGAGCTCGAAGGCGTCTTGTGTCGGAGCAGATTCAATCCCTTTACGATGACTTTCAATGGCATCCCGCCACGTTGCATCGAGCAGTTCGGGTTTGTAAAACTTCGAATCTAGAGCTTTGAGCACTCGCTCAAGAACTTCACGCTTAGCGCTATTTGTCAGGGTCATTTCCTGGCCGGGGGAAGTAGTCATGTCTAATCGTATGATGCTTTGACCTGCGACTCAGGACAGTCAAGCCGTTGCTGGTGAAGCGGAAAGAACCGCGAGAGCCATTTCTATTTGACTTGAAGAGGGTAGTAGTACGTACCGTTATCCGAGCCACGAACAGTCGAGAGAAAATAGGACCCGGCCTTCGCGGCTCTGAGATCAAGCGTCACGTCCATGCCAACTTTTCCGTTCGAATCCACCGCCGTACCAAAACCCTTGGCGACGCGCTGGCTCCCACCGCGGTCTTGCGATACAACAACCTCGTACTGCCCGCTTTGGCTGAAACGTGGAAGAGTTACTGACAGATGAACAATTGCCGCAGGCAAAGAGACTTCTTGTAGAGGAGCAGCATCGTCGTCTACACCTCGCAAGGTCGGTGCATTGAAGAGATCCACTTTGGCATCAACAGGCGCGGTAGATGCAATCTGCACCGGAGCCGTAGATGTCTGATGCTGATATCTGTACGCAATCGCTGCACCACAAATGACGAGTACAGATGCAGCAACAGCAAGGAATGATCCCTTATAACGAGACGATGGTCGCTTAGCAGCAAGATGAATGGCTGAAGATTTCGCATCGTTCGACCCTGAAACAGAAGTCACGCTTGCCGATTCAGCTTCCTTGGCCTCCTTCCAGTCCAAGCGGTAATGTCGATATTCTCCGTAGCACTCTGAGCAGGAAGCAAGATGGAGTCCAGCCGGATCTTCGAGGGGCAAACGGTTCTCCGCGAGCGCCTTCAGAGTGCTTTCATCAGGACAGCCTTTCCGCTCCGGGTTCGGGAATGCCTCAAGCAAAAAGTCGTTCATCAATTCGGAATCCAAGTGACGGCCTAACCCTTCGTCTCGCAGAATTGTGGTGAACCGTGGCCGAAATCATTCCTACCGGAAACACCAACTAGTGATGCAGCAATACGCTCCTTTACCCGCTGAATAGCTTTAGCAGCGGCTGGATAGCTCAAGCCGAGGGCCGTCGCAATGACAGCTGGGCTCGTTTCATCTTGTAGGAGCAGAACGAGAATATAACGATCACGCTCATTCAGTGCTGTCTTTAATTGTTCAAAGAGCAACTTTCGATCAAGTTCCCTTTGAAATGACCGATCGACACCCCCCAATCGTTCTAAATCCTGACCGATGCCGGCAGATTCTTCCTGGGCAGTCTTTGTCCGTAGCCAGTCACGTACCTTGCCTTTCAACGCTGTGTAGGCGTATCGCTCGTGCGCGACGATTTGATTTCCTTTCGATTCCATTGCACAGCCGACTTCTTCTGCCCACTCCGCAATCATCGCCGGATCAACATGCGGAAAATCTCGAAGCACCCACCTAAATACCACTTCCACGGCAGATTTCACGGTCGAGGAAACTGCACTGCCTTGTGCATCGACGAGATGTAATTGCGTTTGTTTCATTCGATGTTCTCGATCTGCTGGAGACACAGCACTGCACATTTCATCGACGACATTTAATTGCGTTCGTATCACCCGAGGTTCTCTCTCTGCGGAGGAAATACATCGGCCTTGTGCATGGACGAAATGCAATTGTGTTTGATTCATCCGTGATTCTCTCTGTGGAAAAGAAATTGTCAGCAGACTGTCAAAAAACATCTCCGTCAACGCGCTTAGCTAGTAGATGCCGAAATTCAGAGCAGATACCCCCCAGCGAGATCCGCGCCGGAGTTCTTTGCAAGCAGACAAGGTCATTTCTTTGACGCTTTCGCTTCCTTGGGCGGCTTCACTTCCTTTGACCTCTTTGAGTCAATGGCGGCTTTCGGTTTCAGCTCGTCCCCATCAATTTCACCGATGCCGGAGATTAGCTCCCCGACCGGCACTTGAAATGTCTCAGCTAAACGAAGGAGCGTCGGCACGGAGAAAGATTCTCCTCGTTCAATTCGCGCGATCTGGGTCAGGTGGAATCCATAGTCGCTCACCATCACGCGATGCGTCATACCGCGTTGTTTGCGAAGCTCTTTTATCCGCTTTCCCAGCGCCACGCGAAATTCGTCGTAATCGTATCGGAGCATGCGGATTGTGCCGAACCTCTTTGTTGGAGATTTGTCAGAGCCCCATCCTAGCGTCCTGGTCGAGCACTCTCCACCGCAATTTTATCAATGGATTAGTTCCAACCCGTTTCATTACACACCGATTCGTGCATTCACAACCTCCAGAGGCATCGAAATGTGCAGCAGGTACACAAAACACTGCCCTACAGCATTGTGTTTACAAGCACGAATTTATGCAGTATAAGGATGTGTATATAGATCACATATCTATGCTACACAGATATGTGTACGTTGCGAGAGCTGATCTGGAAAGGGGGTGGTTCGACGTAGTTGTGTAACGCGCTCAGTTTGAGCGCCTAACTGCACTCCCCTGGGCCAGTACCGATGCTTGAAGCTGCATAGTCTGAGCCACGACTCGAACCTTAACCCACGCAGAACATAGGAGCCAAACCTTGAGCCAGAAAATAACTTCCCGCCTCGCGACCATGGCCGCGAAAACCTTCACCAAGCAGCATCTGAGAATGGCTGGTCGCACGCTCGGACCCATCCTTGTCGCTCTGGCCGTGTCACCTATCGCAGCTCATGCGCAGGGCACGGTGGATTTAACCGGAGTGACGACTGCAATGTCCTCGGTCGAGAAAACAGCCATGCTCGGCGGCGCAATCGCTGTCGTCATCGGCATCGTCTTCGGCGTGTTCCAGTTCATGGGCCGGAACATCGCTGGAGGATTCATGGCTATCGGTGGCGGACTGTTTGCCGGCATCGTCATCGGCTTCGCGCCCCAGTGGGTCAGCTCACTCACCGGACAGACCATTTCAATGGTCGTTACGCACGCTGCAAAGGTGATGGCCTAACCATGCAAACGACCAAGCGAGGAGAGCCGTTACCGATCAATCAAGCACTCAATAAGCCTCGGGAAAAGTTGGGGCTTAGCTTACCTATCTGGATGGGCATCGTGATTGTGTCGATCCTGGTTCTCCTCCTTCGGTTTTATCTACTGTCGCTCGCGATCTTCATTGTGATCACCGGTGCCTGCTGGTTGATCGTTCGCAAACACCCAAAGATGTTTCAACTGTGGGGCCTGAGCTTCACGCAAAAGAGCTACTATGACCCGCGTAAACGCTAATCAATGGTTCACCGACGCGAAGGCCGCGAATAGTATCGTGCCCATCGCACGGTTTGTCAGTCCGACCGTCTTTGCCACTAAAAGCAGTGGTTATGGGTGCCTATTTTCGGTCACCGGGGTGGACGAGGAAGGTCTCACAGACCAGGAGCTTGATGCAAGGATACGAGCGATCGAAGGTGGGCTTCGTGGGCTACCGGAAGGTGCATGTCTCTATCAGTACATGCGAGTCACATCCGGCTTCGCCATTCCGCGCAAGGCCAAATATGACGATCCCATCACGCAGTCTTTCGTGGAAGATCGCCTCGCATTTCTCGACAAGACGGCCAATTTTCGGCGCATCGATCTCCATTGGTGTCTCACATTTGAGCCGGAACTGGTCAACCCGTTCGCAGCGAAGCCGAAGGATAAGGCCAACGAGAACGCGAGGCTTTTAGCTGATTTGCAGAAAGCGGCGTCGATTCTCGAAACACATCTGAATGCCCACATCGGTATCCAGCTTCTGGAGAAAGAGCAGACTTTCCAATTCTTCTGCGAACTCTTCAACCTTGAGGAATGGGCGGGAGAGACCAGGCTTATCGCCGATACCGGCGTGGATCAGCAGATTGTCAGCAGCGCTGTTTCTTGGGAATCTGACCATCTTCGTATAGGCAAGCGATACGTTCAGATGTTCACGATGACGAGCACGCCCGTCGCCTCCCAGCCGTGCTTATTCAGCGGCATCACGAACCTCAACTGTGACAGTGTGCTATGCACAACATGGCGGCCCAAGTCTGCAGCTTCGGTACGTAAGGAGATTGGAGCTCAGGAGAAGTGGCTCGACTTCTTCAAAGTCGGAATCTTCCAACGGGTGATGGCAGGTAGAAACTTCGCCGCGCTCGACAAAGGCGCAGGAGCAAAGGCTGCTTCGGAAGGCGTCGATGATCTCAGTCTGGTCGTCACGGAACTTGGCAAAAAAGCGCAGGGAGAATACACCGCTCGACTCCTCCTCTCCTCACGGACTGCCGACGAGCTCAGAGACAACGCGCCGATGGTGCATCGGATTTTCGTTGATGCCCAGGCCAGCATCATCGAGGAGACGCTCGGAAATCTATCGGCGTTTTATGCGATGTTTCCCGGCAACAACCAATTCAGCGTGTTCCCCCTGTGGCTGGGCGAGGACCATCATGCGCGTCTTTCGCCTGTGTTCGCTCCGCATATCGGGTATCCCTTGTCGGATGACCTCGACAATGAATACCTCAACGTCTTCGAGACGAGGCAGGGAACACCCTTCTTTCAGGATGTCTATGTCAATGGTGTGCGGGTCATGCTCATCATCGGACCTCCAGGCACAGGCAAGTCCGTACACACCAACCAAATGCTCGGCTTGGAGCGGAAATACAACGGCTTCACATATATCTTCGATATCGGCAACAGCTACGAGAGCATGGTCGAGCTGTACGGCGGGAGGGTAGACCGCATCGGCCTGGATGGGCCGCGAGTGAATCCCTTTGCGCTCGAACCGACAGAAAAGAACATCAAGTTTCTTTACAACTTCGTCAAGCTGCTGGTCACGAACGGCGGCGCAGACCTCAGTCCTGAAGACGAGGACGTGATCTTCAAAGAGGTGCAGAGTATGTACCTCTTAGACCCGAAGAACCGCAGGCTTTCCAACCTGCTCCTGCCGAAGCACCTCAACCGCTATCTCGCTAAGTGGGTAGGTACAGGCGTCTACAACGCGATCTTCGACAACGTTGAGGACTCGCTCAGCCTTTCCCGGATACAGTGCTGGGATTTCGCAGGAGTGGCAAAGGACTATTCGGACCTCATCGAGCCTCTGATGGTGTGGTTGCTACGCAGGATCGACGACGTTGTGTATGACCCTAGAAATCTTGGTGTGCCGAAGCATGTAGTGATCGAGGAGATTTTCTCGAACATGAAAAACAAGCAACTGCTCGAAGGCGCCCTTGCGAGCATCAAGCAGGTCCGTAAAAATCTTGGTGGCGTCACGATGATTGGGCAGTCGGCGAACGACCTCGGGGAGAACGCCGACAGCATCGTCAACTCCTGCACCTCCATTCTTTTGCTCCCGGATGCAACGTTCAACCGGAAATTCTACGGTGAGCTTTTCAAGATGACGGATCAGCAGTTGAACCTCTTCGAGAGTCTCGGAGCTCGCGAAGCTCTCTACCTACGCCGCGACGGGCTCACCAAGGTTGTGACTCTAAACCTCGATCCACGCAGTTACGCCATCTTCTCAACTCGGCCGAAAGACCGAGCAAGGCGCGGGCGGCTGATTGCGAAGTGGGGACTGCAAGAGGGCATTACGAAGTTCGTCTCCGGCGAAGACGCATAACGCTGAACTGCGATCTCGTTGCCGCAAACGCGATTGCGCGACATTCACGAAGCTTTCCACCGTGTTCGCTTTTCAACCTTCACAACTTTGAACCAGCACGAAGTTAAAGCAAATTCTTCACTAGGAGACCGACCTATGAAAACACCTCTACTCATCGCCGCAAGTGCGTTGCTTGCGGTCAACGCACACGCAGCGCCCCCGGCCACAGTGCAGCAAAAAGCCCCTCGAACGGTCGAAGTGAGCACGACCTCTCAGCCGCCAATCATCCGCACGAGCCTCAACGAATCAACCCTTTTGGAGCTTCCAGCCGAAGAAAAGGTCGCGACGGTATTCGGCGGAAACACGGATGACTGGATCTTCAACGCCGGTCATGTTGCCAGCCGCTTCATCAGCGTGAAGCCCAAAGCAGCAGCAGCAAAGAGCAGCACCAACGTCCACATCATCTCGGATCACGGCAACGATTACACCCTCGAATTGCAGGAGGTGTCCGGCGACCCCAACCCCAGCTTCGACTCAACCGTATTCCTAATCCCTGCGGATAAAGAGGCTCAAAAGAAGATGGCCGAAGCGCCGGTCTTCGTGCCGGCTGCCGAGGTGATGGAGAAGGAGAACCGCCTAGAAAGGGAGGTTGCCGATGCCCAGGCAAAAGCAAGCGCGGATCGGAAGGCAGCTCAAGACGCTCAGGAAAAATATGCAAGCTCGTATCCGAGCAATCTGCACTTTGACTATAGCTGGGACCAAAGCAAAGCACGAGCGCTTGGCGTCAAGCAAATCTGGGATGACGGGAAATTTACATACATCCAGGGCAAGTTTGAAGAGCCGCCTGTGGTTTACGAACTGAAAGACAAGAAGGGGTCGCTTATCAACTTTGACTTCGCGAATGGGCTCTATACAGTTCCGAAGCTCCTCCAGAACGGATACGTAGCGATCGGTAAGGCAAAGGTCGAGTTTCACCGTGGGGAGGCCAACTAATGGAAACCGTCCCCCAACAGCCGACCGCAAAGCCACCGATTAGGAAGACGATGCCCATTGTGCTCGTTCTCCTCGGTGCTGTACTCCTCATTGGCATCTCGACAGCGTACAACGCCATGACCGGCAGCAGCCGCAAGAAGGAGGCCGCGAAGAGCGCACTCCAGACGCGGCCTGCTACCGCCGATCCACAGCAGGTAACGGGTTTCGAGAAGCAACAGCAATTGATGGCAAAGAACGACGCTGAACAAGCCCAGTTGCAACAAGCCATCGCAGCGTTACAAGCACAGGACCGGGGAATACCGGCACCCGAAGCAGATCCATCGATGCCGATGACGGCTGCCCAGAGCGCGGCGATCTATGGAAGCAGCGCAAACGCACCAAGACAGACCTCCGGCCAGGCGGAAGCACTGGCACAAGCCAAGCAGAAGGCCGCGGACCGGGAGAAACGCCGCTTGGACGCGCTCAATAGCGATACCGTCGCGGTTGATTTCCAAACGCATGAAGAAAAGCCAGCAGGAAGTACACCAACGAGTTCAGGGCCAGGCGTTTCAGGACCAAGCGTTGTAGCTAACCAGCGGATCACGGATGTTGCAGAAAATCAGGAGGACGAGCCTAAACCAGGTGACAAGCGGGACAAGAACCCGATGGCCGCCTACGATTTCGACGAATACGGCGGCAAGCTGTATCGCGTCTTTGAGGGCACCGTCCTAGAGGGAGTGGTGACCAACCACGTTGATGCGGGGATGTCCGGGCCGGTCCTGATTATGCTCACTACGGACTATTACTCCCATGACCATCAGCAGCTCTTGCTTCCCCAGGGCACTCGGCTGATTGGTCAGGTTCAAGCCATCAACAACCAACAGCAACACAAGATGGCGGTAGTATTCCATCGCGCCGTTTGCCCAGATGGGTTCTCGCTCGATATCGACAAATACGCGGGTCTCGATCAGATCGGAACGACCGGGCTTGCAACCAAGGTTGACCACGGCTATCTCCAGGCATTTGCCGCCGCCGCCGCAGTCGGGGGTTTGGGAGGACTCGCGCAGATCGGCAACGACGGGAGCGCCCTAACAACGAATAGCCAGATACGCAACGGCATCTCCTCGCAAACCAGCATGGAGGGCGAACAGATTCTCAACCATTTCCTAAACAAGCTACCGATTATCACGCTCAAGGAAGGTTCCCGTGCGCGTGTCTACATCGGCAAAGACATACTCATTCCCTCCTACGCGGAACACCGCGTCAACCCAACGCTGTAAGGAGAAATCATGAAAACAGCAATGACCGCACGTTGGCTCGCACTTGCAGGCGGATTCATCGCCCTAGCAAGCGCCGTCCCAGCCCATGCTCAGTTCGGTGGGGTTGTGTTTGACCCCACTCAATCCGCCCACGCCGTAGTCCAGATATCGAACGAATCAAAGGGGCTCGTCAACCAAGCAACCCGGATCGCGCAAGGCTCGCAGACCAACCTTACGCTTAGCCAGCAGCTCATCCAGGACATACAGATGGCCGGGACTGCGTTGAAGATCTACAACCAGTCCATCACCACCTACAACACCATTTTCAACAACCTTAAGTATTTCAATTCCAAGTCGATTTGGAGAACCGCAGAGAACGCCCTCATGAATTCATCTGTCCAGAATTCATACGGCGAGACGAGCGGCCTCCAGGCTCAGTTGAATGGTCAGTCGCAAAACGCGAGTACGGTTTGGAAGATCATGAATCTCGCGATATCTGGCACATCGTCGTCGTTCTGGGGAAACCAGATCGTCGGTGCTAGTGACAGGCTTTCAACGCTTGCTCACATCGAGGCGATGGACGCGGCTTCGACTCAATGTCTCGGTGCCGTCGGAGCGTACAACGCCAGCAGGACAACCAATCTGCCAGCGAATAGCGCTCTGAACACGTCCATTTACGACACGACGACCTCCACCAATAGCGAGGTGGAGCAGCTCAACCTGCTTAACATCTCCAACTCACAGCGGATGGAAGAGGCTCATGCACAAGGACAGCTTCAGGCGTGCTTGGCCGCGCAAGCGGCCGTCAACAACATGGACAAGCGGAATGCTGCATCGTTGACCATCAACGATGCTTCCTACAAGCTCACCGCACAGGCCAGCAATCCAACATACGCAGGTAACGAGTCGAACACGTGGACGACCTATTTTTAGGGGACGAGATGCCGAACACAGTTCACATGAAGTTCCTGATAGCCATTCTTACGGCGCTGACGGTACTCAGCGCCGTACTTATCCAGATCGAGAAGCACAACACACTGGATACTGCCATCGCGACGAAACGACTTCACGACCAGGAGCAAATCCGGAAGGACGATGAAGAGTACCGGAAGCAACTAGAAGCACAGAAAACGAACAAATCGGACGCCGTCAACAAGTCAGACACATTGAAGAAACCCACACCCTAATCGAGCGAGAGCCCTCTATGAACACGACACCCGGAGCCATCGACTGGCTCAGCCAATTCACGCAGAGCCTTACGGACTTGACTATGCAGAACGGCGGCGCATTGTCGAACTTCGGCATGATTCTGTTGACCTTTATTGCGACTATGACGCTCATCGGTGCTGCGGTTCGGATGACTTCGTGGTCAGCCCACTTCGGCGGACACAGATCGATCAGCATGGATGAGCTGAAGGTGTTTCTGT
Coding sequences within:
- a CDS encoding S41 family peptidase — encoded protein: MTTSPGQEMTLTNSAKREVLERVLKALDSKFYKPELLDATWRDAIESHRKGIESAPTQDAFELAVTGLLQTLKTSHLGFFHGTAKRASSRAALSATYLADETANGSRWIFQDVHDGGSAALAGIQPGNILLRVDGKEIVPPEHPVFPMGASSTIDFVANDGQERTASVDVAQPKGKKLQFVEPTLVQSKLLSEGIGYLKVAMFPGMIGVEVANSMSSAIDALGNISRLIIDLRGNTGGGAGALRLMSLMTPNRAPVGFSPGKRWAKRDLAAEKTRFPRLGKIPASKGALWLLGLQFLPALVTKSPIVLETEGLGTKPYDGNIVLLVDRHTASAAEMVTIFAKENHLATIVGEKTAGRLLSATSVKVGHGFRLALPTGAYFTWNGTALEGSPIEPDVIADFDWQERRSGVDAQLLKALSIAG
- a CDS encoding sigma-70 family RNA polymerase sigma factor, with the translated sequence MKQTQLHLVDAQGSAVSSTVKSAVEVVFRWVLRDFPHVDPAMIAEWAEEVGCAMESKGNQIVAHERYAYTALKGKVRDWLRTKTAQEESAGIGQDLERLGGVDRSFQRELDRKLLFEQLKTALNERDRYILVLLLQDETSPAVIATALGLSYPAAAKAIQRVKERIAASLVGVSGRNDFGHGSPQFCETKG
- a CDS encoding helix-turn-helix domain-containing protein; this translates as MALGKRIKELRKQRGMTHRVMVSDYGFHLTQIARIERGESFSVPTLLRLAETFQVPVGELISGIGEIDGDELKPKAAIDSKRSKEVKPPKEAKASKK
- a CDS encoding VirB3 family type IV secretion system protein, with protein sequence MQTTKRGEPLPINQALNKPREKLGLSLPIWMGIVIVSILVLLLRFYLLSLAIFIVITGACWLIVRKHPKMFQLWGLSFTQKSYYDPRKR
- a CDS encoding VirB4 family type IV secretion system protein, translated to MTRVNANQWFTDAKAANSIVPIARFVSPTVFATKSSGYGCLFSVTGVDEEGLTDQELDARIRAIEGGLRGLPEGACLYQYMRVTSGFAIPRKAKYDDPITQSFVEDRLAFLDKTANFRRIDLHWCLTFEPELVNPFAAKPKDKANENARLLADLQKAASILETHLNAHIGIQLLEKEQTFQFFCELFNLEEWAGETRLIADTGVDQQIVSSAVSWESDHLRIGKRYVQMFTMTSTPVASQPCLFSGITNLNCDSVLCTTWRPKSAASVRKEIGAQEKWLDFFKVGIFQRVMAGRNFAALDKGAGAKAASEGVDDLSLVVTELGKKAQGEYTARLLLSSRTADELRDNAPMVHRIFVDAQASIIEETLGNLSAFYAMFPGNNQFSVFPLWLGEDHHARLSPVFAPHIGYPLSDDLDNEYLNVFETRQGTPFFQDVYVNGVRVMLIIGPPGTGKSVHTNQMLGLERKYNGFTYIFDIGNSYESMVELYGGRVDRIGLDGPRVNPFALEPTEKNIKFLYNFVKLLVTNGGADLSPEDEDVIFKEVQSMYLLDPKNRRLSNLLLPKHLNRYLAKWVGTGVYNAIFDNVEDSLSLSRIQCWDFAGVAKDYSDLIEPLMVWLLRRIDDVVYDPRNLGVPKHVVIEEIFSNMKNKQLLEGALASIKQVRKNLGGVTMIGQSANDLGENADSIVNSCTSILLLPDATFNRKFYGELFKMTDQQLNLFESLGAREALYLRRDGLTKVVTLNLDPRSYAIFSTRPKDRARRGRLIAKWGLQEGITKFVSGEDA
- a CDS encoding TrbG/VirB9 family P-type conjugative transfer protein, translating into MKTPLLIAASALLAVNAHAAPPATVQQKAPRTVEVSTTSQPPIIRTSLNESTLLELPAEEKVATVFGGNTDDWIFNAGHVASRFISVKPKAAAAKSSTNVHIISDHGNDYTLELQEVSGDPNPSFDSTVFLIPADKEAQKKMAEAPVFVPAAEVMEKENRLEREVADAQAKASADRKAAQDAQEKYASSYPSNLHFDYSWDQSKARALGVKQIWDDGKFTYIQGKFEEPPVVYELKDKKGSLINFDFANGLYTVPKLLQNGYVAIGKAKVEFHRGEAN
- a CDS encoding TrbI/VirB10 family protein, with translation MPIVLVLLGAVLLIGISTAYNAMTGSSRKKEAAKSALQTRPATADPQQVTGFEKQQQLMAKNDAEQAQLQQAIAALQAQDRGIPAPEADPSMPMTAAQSAAIYGSSANAPRQTSGQAEALAQAKQKAADREKRRLDALNSDTVAVDFQTHEEKPAGSTPTSSGPGVSGPSVVANQRITDVAENQEDEPKPGDKRDKNPMAAYDFDEYGGKLYRVFEGTVLEGVVTNHVDAGMSGPVLIMLTTDYYSHDHQQLLLPQGTRLIGQVQAINNQQQHKMAVVFHRAVCPDGFSLDIDKYAGLDQIGTTGLATKVDHGYLQAFAAAAAVGGLGGLAQIGNDGSALTTNSQIRNGISSQTSMEGEQILNHFLNKLPIITLKEGSRARVYIGKDILIPSYAEHRVNPTL